One window of Cupriavidus oxalaticus genomic DNA carries:
- a CDS encoding MBL fold metallo-hydrolase translates to MSTAFSNSGTNRHIQRVDLGRVSVFFGEKSGKYPDGNQVLIRGSETRAAFDTPLVANYIGPEFDATELVVMGHVHEDHMAGLHRLPDASVYVHEGDLPAARSWDGMVAAFGNAAYASETLLRFQREFFYAPRPDAQGYVDGACWDLGQTGIRAFHLPGHTAGHTVLLVEPEGVAFTGDIDLTGFGPYYGDAGSSLGDFRRSLARLAEVPAKVWVTSHHRGVYTDREHFLRDLAAYAAKLDQREQRLLTLLRESPKTLAQLVDLRLLYPPDFQGSWVVDAETRTISQHLAELLADGRVEVNKDGVYRVG, encoded by the coding sequence ATGAGCACAGCGTTCAGCAACTCCGGCACGAATCGACATATCCAGCGCGTGGATCTCGGGCGCGTCTCGGTCTTCTTTGGCGAGAAGAGCGGCAAGTATCCCGACGGCAACCAGGTATTGATACGGGGCTCCGAAACCCGCGCGGCTTTCGACACGCCGCTTGTCGCGAACTACATCGGTCCCGAGTTTGACGCCACCGAGCTGGTGGTGATGGGCCATGTGCATGAGGACCATATGGCTGGGTTGCATCGTCTACCGGATGCATCGGTCTATGTGCACGAAGGCGATTTACCGGCGGCAAGGAGCTGGGATGGCATGGTCGCCGCTTTCGGTAATGCGGCGTATGCATCGGAGACCCTGCTCAGGTTTCAGCGCGAATTCTTTTATGCGCCGCGGCCCGATGCGCAGGGCTACGTGGACGGTGCGTGCTGGGATCTAGGGCAGACCGGCATTCGGGCTTTCCACCTGCCAGGGCACACCGCGGGCCATACCGTTCTCCTTGTGGAACCGGAGGGGGTGGCTTTCACGGGCGACATCGACCTGACCGGATTCGGGCCCTACTATGGCGATGCAGGGTCCAGCCTGGGGGACTTCCGTCGTAGCCTGGCACGGTTGGCCGAGGTTCCGGCCAAGGTGTGGGTTACCTCCCATCATCGGGGCGTCTATACCGATCGTGAGCACTTCCTGCGCGATCTCGCTGCCTATGCGGCCAAGCTGGACCAACGCGAACAGCGCCTGCTGACCTTGCTGCGCGAATCGCCAAAGACACTGGCACAGCTGGTCGACCTGCGGCTGCTGTATCCGCCGGACTTTCAAGGCTCATGGGTAGTCGATGCCGAGACCCGTACGATTTCCCAGCATCTGGCAGAACTGCTGGCGGACGGGCGGGTTGAGGTGAACAAAGACGGCGTCTACCGGGTGGGATGA
- a CDS encoding flavin monoamine oxidase family protein: MPGASFPAHVSPETQTEIPMTDLYDVAVIGAGFAGVTAARDLSMADHSVVLLEARDRIGGRTWSSTALGLELELGGTYVHWTQAHVWRELKRYGIGLATPMPVTRAYWYADGVVHAGTWEQLNQLATPLVARFFADARMHFPQVDDLAAADVGTIDRQTIGDRLDALELSAHDRDVLVNAMSILVCSEREQGLAQLLFWCAICFGNWSAFKEIAGHWPIEGGTGRLIGAMSAESKAELRLLDASGRCR; this comes from the coding sequence TTGCCGGGAGCATCCTTTCCCGCCCACGTATCACCTGAAACTCAAACGGAAATTCCCATGACAGATCTGTACGATGTTGCCGTGATTGGCGCTGGCTTCGCAGGCGTGACCGCTGCGCGGGACCTCAGCATGGCAGACCACTCTGTGGTACTGCTTGAAGCGCGTGACCGCATCGGCGGTCGGACTTGGTCGAGCACGGCGCTTGGCCTGGAGCTTGAACTGGGCGGCACCTACGTGCACTGGACGCAGGCGCATGTGTGGCGCGAACTCAAGCGATATGGCATCGGCCTGGCGACACCGATGCCGGTGACCAGGGCCTATTGGTACGCCGACGGCGTTGTACACGCCGGGACGTGGGAACAACTCAACCAACTGGCCACGCCGCTGGTCGCCCGCTTCTTTGCCGATGCGCGGATGCACTTTCCCCAGGTGGATGACCTGGCAGCCGCCGACGTCGGCACGATCGACAGGCAAACCATCGGCGACCGGCTTGACGCGCTTGAACTCTCGGCGCACGACCGCGACGTGCTGGTCAACGCGATGTCCATCCTGGTTTGCTCCGAACGCGAGCAAGGGCTCGCACAACTGCTGTTCTGGTGCGCGATCTGCTTCGGCAACTGGAGCGCGTTCAAGGAAATCGCCGGGCACTGGCCGATCGAGGGCGGCACCGGTCGCCTGATTGGCGCCATGAGCGCCGAATCGAAAGCCGAACTGCGCCTTCTCGACGCCAGTGGCCGCTGTCGATGA
- a CDS encoding TetR/AcrR family transcriptional regulator encodes MESDDDIEQVSTRGRPVGDREAKRKELLRAASTVIAQEGYANASLRKVAKHAGYTTGAVTYYFANKEELVVALMESAFDRFDAMLESARESGDILAPFESWIRLTDRSTRFWPATSELLAQGRHEPAFAEVISRRYARYRRLLAAIVKDAQERGAVRNDIPADILTDQLVAMGDGWMMMYPIEPKRFTPKRMRALIDALAVLVAPVPGEQKSGGRAARA; translated from the coding sequence ATGGAAAGCGACGACGATATCGAGCAGGTCTCAACCCGGGGTCGTCCGGTCGGCGACCGCGAAGCGAAGCGCAAGGAGTTGCTGCGCGCGGCATCAACGGTGATCGCACAGGAGGGCTATGCCAACGCATCGCTGCGCAAGGTTGCGAAGCATGCGGGCTACACCACCGGCGCGGTGACCTATTACTTCGCAAACAAGGAAGAGCTGGTCGTGGCGCTGATGGAAAGCGCATTCGATCGTTTCGACGCGATGCTGGAGTCCGCTCGGGAAAGCGGTGACATCCTCGCGCCGTTCGAAAGCTGGATCAGGCTGACCGACCGCAGCACCAGGTTCTGGCCGGCGACATCGGAATTGCTGGCGCAGGGACGACACGAGCCTGCGTTTGCGGAAGTCATCAGCAGGCGCTACGCGCGCTATCGTCGCCTGCTCGCCGCCATTGTCAAGGACGCGCAGGAACGGGGGGCGGTCCGCAACGATATTCCGGCCGACATCCTCACCGACCAGCTCGTTGCCATGGGGGATGGATGGATGATGATGTACCCGATCGAACCCAAGCGCTTCACGCCCAAGCGAATGCGGGCGCTCATCGATGCCCTGGCGGTGCTGGTTGCGCCCGTGCCGGGCGAGCAGAAGTCCGGCGGACGGGCGGCGCGCGCGTAG
- a CDS encoding MFS transporter: MKRPNAVVRPDKPSSILARLDRLPVMASHYVWAALLAANLMLEYYDNAIFAYASPTIKAHTNLSTEQIGVISSAFFIGMIIGALVGGRLSDQWGRRSVLVWTTVLYSLGALATAFAPTYETILASRVITGIGVQAATSVLLVYIAEMFPGRARGRFVSIVTIGFVVSGIGAAALAMFYLPHGSSDAWRNLFLGGSVGLLIAPLARFILPESVRWCVSRGRFDRAERIVSELEARALRRGPLDEPAIATVQPTAAAPTLRDLFNDKALLRTIAVLTLGYFGASLAYYLFGQWGVYSLVYSLRYSEEHAYFIQFLWNVIYGATPLVAMLFLDRYERKSTILVVSVLSALPLAVLGISATSWAVIGAGGLAAIITGLVVNAYYTYIPETIPTQLRALGSGIVMSGGRFGGAAAGVLGAALFSASGMAGVMLAAAACYIVFSIPVALFGPRTTNRSLEAVAGDESGAANGARQCPDTSMAA, encoded by the coding sequence ATGAAGCGTCCGAATGCGGTCGTCAGACCGGACAAGCCATCCAGCATTCTTGCGCGGCTTGACCGCCTGCCGGTAATGGCTTCCCACTACGTCTGGGCCGCGCTGCTCGCGGCCAACCTGATGCTGGAGTACTACGACAACGCCATCTTTGCCTATGCCAGTCCCACGATCAAGGCCCACACCAATCTGAGCACCGAGCAGATCGGCGTCATCAGCAGCGCGTTCTTCATCGGGATGATCATCGGGGCTCTGGTGGGAGGAAGACTGTCTGACCAATGGGGACGACGTTCGGTGCTCGTATGGACCACCGTCCTGTACTCGCTGGGAGCGTTGGCGACGGCATTCGCACCTACCTACGAGACCATACTGGCCTCCCGCGTCATCACCGGTATCGGCGTGCAGGCCGCCACATCGGTGCTGCTTGTCTATATCGCCGAAATGTTTCCCGGCAGGGCACGTGGCCGCTTCGTCTCCATAGTGACGATCGGGTTCGTGGTCTCCGGCATCGGTGCTGCCGCGCTGGCGATGTTCTATCTCCCACACGGCAGTAGTGATGCCTGGCGCAACCTGTTCCTGGGCGGCAGCGTCGGCCTGCTGATTGCGCCCCTGGCACGCTTCATCCTGCCGGAATCGGTGCGCTGGTGTGTCTCGCGCGGTCGATTCGACCGCGCCGAACGCATCGTAAGCGAGCTGGAAGCGCGCGCGCTGCGCCGCGGTCCGCTCGACGAACCCGCAATTGCCACCGTTCAACCGACCGCCGCAGCGCCCACGCTACGCGACCTCTTCAACGACAAGGCCTTGCTGCGAACCATAGCCGTGCTCACGCTCGGCTACTTTGGCGCCAGCCTGGCCTATTACCTGTTCGGCCAATGGGGCGTCTACTCGCTCGTATACAGCCTCAGGTACTCCGAGGAACATGCGTATTTCATCCAGTTCCTGTGGAACGTGATCTATGGCGCCACGCCGTTAGTCGCCATGCTGTTTCTCGACCGGTATGAACGCAAGTCCACCATCCTTGTCGTGTCCGTGCTAAGCGCACTGCCGTTGGCCGTGCTCGGCATCTCGGCCACCAGTTGGGCAGTGATCGGGGCAGGAGGACTCGCCGCCATCATCACGGGGCTCGTCGTCAACGCCTACTACACCTACATCCCGGAGACGATACCGACGCAGCTGCGCGCCCTCGGCAGCGGGATCGTGATGTCTGGCGGGCGGTTCGGCGGAGCGGCAGCCGGCGTCCTGGGCGCCGCGCTGTTCTCCGCAAGCGGCATGGCTGGCGTCATGCTAGCGGCGGCAGCCTGCTACATCGTCTTCTCCATCCCCGTCGCGCTGTTCGGCCCGCGCACGACCAACCGCTCGCTGGAAGCCGTTGCCGGCGACGAGTCGGGCGCTGCCAACGGAGCGCGCCAATGCCCGGACACGTCCATGGCCGCCTGA
- a CDS encoding flavin monoamine oxidase family protein, with translation MTTRDGQRIRSRRAVVALPLNMLSEFSVTPALPRPVRAMIEQKNPIMPSKIWVRVKGEIEPFVIYAPAGKHPINTAHAERRADGDTLVVCFCSDSSALDGNDREAVQETLRDFIPDIEVLDTVCQDWANDPFSKGGWMHHRPGNLTQAAPLMRQTHGRIHFAGADIAPIGVGGIDGAIETGAKAAIDVACALRGDHRL, from the coding sequence GTGACCACACGCGATGGACAGCGTATCCGGTCCCGGCGAGCCGTGGTGGCATTGCCGCTGAACATGCTGAGCGAGTTTTCCGTCACGCCTGCGCTGCCGCGCCCCGTGCGCGCCATGATCGAGCAAAAAAACCCGATCATGCCCAGCAAGATCTGGGTACGGGTCAAGGGCGAGATCGAGCCCTTCGTGATCTATGCACCAGCGGGCAAGCATCCCATCAACACCGCCCATGCCGAGCGGCGCGCCGATGGCGATACGCTGGTGGTGTGCTTCTGTTCCGACAGCTCGGCGCTGGACGGCAATGACCGCGAGGCAGTACAGGAGACGCTGCGGGATTTCATTCCGGACATCGAAGTGTTGGACACGGTCTGCCAGGACTGGGCGAACGACCCGTTCTCCAAAGGAGGATGGATGCATCACCGCCCCGGCAATCTGACGCAGGCCGCGCCCTTGATGCGGCAGACCCACGGCCGCATCCATTTCGCGGGCGCGGACATAGCGCCCATCGGGGTCGGCGGCATCGACGGTGCCATCGAGACCGGCGCCAAAGCCGCCATTGACGTCGCTTGCGCCCTGCGTGGCGACCACCGGTTGTGA
- a CDS encoding NAD(P)/FAD-dependent oxidoreductase produces MTEDFKTYRTLGGWIERPADLQPSLEGHTNADVVIVGAGFAGLCAALELARQRVKVVVLEREFCGYGASSRNAGYLAGGQGLKYDRFLKRAGHEKAKQIVRFYQEGVSFAEGKFAEHGIDCDYNRSGLIRAGIDPSQEARVREDMRIGAELGCPSEYLDQAEMRARGIPPAFLFGSYVPTGGTLDPGKYVLGLRRAALRAGVTIHENTPLLSFTEGPTVRVQTPRGSVSAPVMILATNAYTPQLGPLADKVVPLRLSALETEPLSPVQLAALGWHRREGITTMHRVMESHRLTARNTLVLTTKRLRYPFGSRTPEVPEHDQYRALRMALHYRFPPLRGIAIRRCWSGYISYADDGLPVIGRTGADRNIYYAAGCSGHGVGTQGMVGHMLAEDIQGIGNPLLVMLMQHASPATLPEPLRWLALNGALNVASGLDERSNRKARRA; encoded by the coding sequence GTGACTGAAGACTTCAAGACATATCGAACGCTGGGCGGCTGGATAGAAAGGCCGGCTGACCTGCAGCCATCGCTCGAGGGCCATACCAACGCCGATGTGGTCATCGTCGGCGCCGGCTTTGCCGGGCTATGCGCGGCGCTGGAGCTCGCCCGGCAGCGCGTGAAGGTGGTCGTGCTCGAACGCGAGTTCTGTGGCTATGGAGCGAGCAGCCGCAACGCGGGCTATCTCGCCGGCGGGCAGGGACTCAAGTACGACCGCTTCCTCAAGCGGGCAGGCCATGAGAAAGCGAAGCAGATCGTCCGCTTCTACCAGGAAGGCGTTAGCTTCGCCGAAGGCAAGTTCGCGGAGCATGGGATCGACTGCGACTACAACCGGTCGGGATTGATCCGTGCCGGCATCGACCCGTCGCAGGAAGCCAGGGTGCGCGAGGATATGCGGATTGGCGCCGAACTCGGATGCCCATCGGAGTACCTGGACCAGGCCGAGATGCGAGCACGCGGCATCCCGCCAGCGTTCCTGTTTGGCAGCTACGTGCCGACCGGCGGCACGCTCGATCCCGGCAAGTACGTCCTGGGACTGCGGCGCGCGGCCCTGCGGGCAGGCGTGACGATCCACGAAAACACGCCGTTGCTGTCCTTCACCGAAGGACCAACCGTCAGGGTGCAGACACCTCGCGGCAGCGTCAGCGCGCCGGTCATGATCCTGGCCACCAACGCCTATACGCCCCAGCTCGGCCCGCTCGCGGACAAGGTGGTGCCGTTGCGGCTTTCGGCCCTGGAGACCGAACCGCTTTCCCCTGTACAGCTGGCGGCGCTTGGATGGCACCGCCGCGAAGGCATCACAACCATGCACCGGGTCATGGAGAGCCATCGCCTGACGGCGCGCAACACGCTGGTCTTGACGACCAAGCGCCTGCGCTACCCGTTCGGCTCGCGGACGCCCGAAGTGCCCGAGCACGACCAGTATCGAGCGCTGCGGATGGCCCTGCATTACCGCTTCCCGCCCTTGAGGGGCATCGCCATCCGGCGCTGCTGGAGCGGCTACATCAGCTACGCCGACGACGGCCTGCCGGTCATAGGCCGCACAGGAGCAGACAGGAACATTTACTACGCGGCGGGATGTTCCGGTCACGGCGTCGGCACACAGGGCATGGTCGGACACATGCTGGCGGAAGACATCCAAGGCATCGGCAACCCGCTGCTTGTCATGCTGATGCAACACGCGTCACCCGCGACGCTGCCGGAACCCCTGCGCTGGCTGGCCCTCAACGGCGCCCTGAATGTCGCAAGCGGTCTCGATGAACGTTCGAACCGCAAGGCGCGCCGGGCATGA
- a CDS encoding porin, whose product MDAFRRYASNKDGAVVTAVPCKLARDWGKTPAVALAAFGVFAGAAHAQSSVTLYGTLDTNLEFNTNFKSAGSGSANRYALNGEGLSGSRWGLRGVEDLGNGLSSVFVLESGIGADNGTMQQGGRLFGRQAFVGLQSATYGKITFGRQYTSMLEALANFSPAAMSSLYEPVIAQIGPVYREDNTVKYSGTFGPVSVGAHWSFGTGGSSGTVDLSRLGGSGEVPGQFRRDTGFGARASYAAGPFSATVTYDQVNPSIVGNGGFAGTGTFKKAAAAASYAVGPAIFMTGYRWGMSTAPGQTLTRDNLYWAGVYYEMTSALSLTLDYYHQTFRSSTLPVLRPVGNPRQWMLIADYRLSKRTDLYLTTAYAKNAGLCLDTASIAFNNGYQPAAGKDSMFGVALGIRHNF is encoded by the coding sequence ATGGATGCATTCAGGCGCTATGCCTCTAACAAGGATGGGGCTGTGGTCACGGCGGTGCCGTGCAAACTGGCACGCGACTGGGGCAAGACGCCTGCCGTCGCACTTGCAGCATTTGGTGTCTTCGCAGGCGCGGCGCACGCCCAGTCATCCGTCACGTTGTACGGTACGCTCGACACCAACCTGGAGTTCAACACCAACTTCAAGAGCGCCGGCAGCGGCTCGGCCAATCGATACGCGCTGAACGGCGAAGGTCTGTCGGGTTCGCGTTGGGGCCTGCGCGGCGTGGAAGACCTCGGCAACGGACTGAGCAGCGTCTTCGTGCTGGAAAGCGGCATCGGCGCAGACAATGGCACCATGCAGCAAGGCGGTCGCCTGTTTGGCCGGCAGGCGTTTGTCGGCCTGCAGAGCGCCACCTACGGCAAGATCACCTTCGGTCGCCAATACACCTCTATGCTGGAGGCACTGGCCAACTTCTCGCCAGCGGCGATGTCGAGCCTGTATGAGCCCGTGATCGCCCAGATCGGACCGGTGTACCGCGAGGACAACACCGTCAAATATTCGGGCACCTTTGGTCCGGTCAGCGTCGGGGCACACTGGAGCTTTGGCACCGGCGGGAGCAGCGGCACCGTGGACCTGAGCCGCCTGGGTGGCTCGGGCGAGGTTCCGGGCCAGTTTCGCCGCGATACCGGCTTTGGCGCCCGGGCGTCCTATGCGGCGGGGCCATTCAGTGCCACCGTCACCTACGACCAGGTGAACCCGAGCATCGTCGGCAATGGCGGCTTCGCCGGTACCGGCACATTCAAAAAGGCCGCCGCAGCAGCCAGCTACGCCGTCGGTCCGGCGATCTTCATGACTGGATACCGCTGGGGCATGTCGACTGCGCCGGGGCAGACACTGACGCGCGATAACTTGTACTGGGCCGGCGTCTACTACGAGATGACGTCTGCGCTGAGCCTGACGCTGGACTACTACCACCAGACGTTCCGGTCCTCGACCTTGCCGGTGCTAAGGCCTGTCGGCAATCCGAGACAGTGGATGCTAATCGCCGACTACCGCCTCTCCAAGCGTACGGACCTGTACCTGACTACCGCTTACGCAAAGAATGCCGGCCTGTGCCTGGACACCGCTTCCATTGCGTTCAACAACGGCTATCAGCCCGCTGCTGGCAAGGACAGCATGTTCGGCGTCGCGCTGGGCATCCGCCACAACTTCTGA